In the Nakamurella alba genome, one interval contains:
- a CDS encoding N-acetylmuramoyl-L-alanine amidase, which yields MLRRGDHGPSVAGLRSALASLGLLPAQVPAPATNGHARQDEPVFDNETDAAVRAFQQQRGLNADGIVGPATTRALTDARWSLGDRTLTYTLSAMMSGDDVYALQVRLAEFGYNTGRPDGRFGPLTDACVRNFQRDRGLPEDGVFGAATFRELTRMRPMVTGGRPHYLREHHNLRQSGPRLRGKRIVIDPAHGGSDPGWVVDTDDGEVRAADLTYDIARRLEGRMVATGMDTFVTRGPGQNPTSEERAALANEVDADLLISLHIDGSTSAQASGLATFHFGSDSGATSTVGETLAELVQKELVARTQLTDCRVHHRTWELLRLTRMPAIQIELGYLSHPIERARLLRDDFRNTLADGILVAVKRLYLDGRDDPHTGTFTFSELLAHEESVRGA from the coding sequence ATGCTGCGACGAGGTGATCACGGCCCCTCCGTCGCGGGCCTGCGCAGCGCCCTTGCCTCCCTGGGACTGCTCCCGGCCCAGGTCCCCGCCCCGGCCACCAACGGCCATGCCCGCCAGGACGAGCCGGTCTTCGACAACGAGACCGACGCCGCCGTCCGGGCCTTCCAGCAGCAGCGCGGCCTCAACGCGGACGGCATCGTCGGGCCGGCCACCACCCGCGCGCTCACCGACGCCCGGTGGAGCCTGGGTGACCGGACCCTCACCTACACCCTCTCCGCGATGATGAGCGGCGACGACGTCTACGCCCTGCAGGTCCGGCTGGCCGAGTTCGGCTACAACACCGGGCGCCCGGACGGCCGGTTCGGTCCGCTCACCGACGCGTGCGTCCGCAACTTCCAGCGTGACCGGGGGCTGCCCGAGGACGGTGTGTTCGGCGCCGCCACCTTCCGTGAGCTGACCCGGATGCGTCCGATGGTCACCGGCGGGCGCCCGCACTACCTGCGCGAGCACCACAACCTGCGGCAGTCCGGACCGCGGCTCCGCGGCAAGCGCATCGTCATCGATCCCGCGCACGGCGGCAGCGATCCAGGCTGGGTGGTCGACACCGACGACGGCGAGGTCCGCGCCGCCGACCTGACCTACGACATCGCCCGTCGGCTCGAGGGCCGGATGGTCGCGACCGGCATGGACACCTTCGTCACCCGTGGACCGGGTCAGAACCCGACCTCGGAGGAGCGGGCGGCGCTGGCCAACGAGGTCGACGCCGACCTGCTGATCAGCCTGCACATCGACGGGTCGACCTCGGCACAGGCCAGCGGCCTGGCCACCTTCCACTTCGGATCCGACTCCGGCGCCACCTCCACCGTCGGCGAGACGCTCGCCGAGCTGGTGCAGAAGGAACTGGTCGCGCGCACCCAGCTCACCGACTGCCGGGTGCACCACCGCACCTGGGAGCTGCTGCGGCTGACCCGGATGCCGGCGATCCAGATCGAGCTGGGCTACCTGTCACACCCGATCGAGCGGGCCCGGCTGCTGCGCGACGACTTCCGCAACACGCTGGCCGACGGGATCCTGGTCGCGGTGAAGCGGCTGTACCTGGACGGCCGGGACGACCCGCACACCGGCACCTTCACCTTCTCCGAGCTGCTGGCGCACGAAGAGTCCGTCCGCGGCGCCTGA